In Pseudonocardia sp. DSM 110487, the sequence GCGCGAGCCCGGTGCCCAGGTTCAGGTGCAGCCCGGTGTGGACACCGTGCAGGTGTCCCCAGCGCGCCTCGGCCAGCGCGGCGGCCTTGACGTCGGTCGCGCATGTCGCAGGTACCCCGAGCGCGTCCTCGAACGTGTCCTGCAGCCGCAGCCGCGACCAGCCCGGCACGTTCGGCGCGAGGAGCACCCGGTCGCGAAGCACGATTCCAGGGCTGGCGACGCCGGAGCCGAGCAGCGTGCCCGCCCCGACGTCGGCGACCAGCGAGCGTGCCACCTCGACGGTGCGGGCGACGGCCTGCTCAGCGCCCCGCTCCGCGTGGATCGGGAGCCGCTCGCTCGCCAGCACGGTGCCCGTCGCGTCGAACGCGGCGAGGCTCGCCTTGGTGCCCCCGAAGTCGACGGCGAGGACGTAGCCCGCTCGTACGTGCCCTTCGGTCACTTCAGCCCGTCCGCCGTCCCGCGGCGCGCCAGTGAGTCGATCGCCACCGCGATCGCGAGCACCGCGCCCGTGACCATGAACCGCACGGAGGAGTCGACGTTGAGCAGCAGCATCCCGTTGGTGATCGACTGGATCACCAGGATGCCGAGCAGCGCGGCGTAGGCGCGGCCACGGCCGCCGAACAGGCTGGTGCCGCCGATCACGGCTGCGGCGATCGCGTTGAGCAGGATGTCGCTGCCGCCGGAGGTCTGGTTGACCGCGGCCAGCCGGGACGCGGCCAGCACCCCGCCGACCGCCGCGAGCGTCGACGCGCCGACGAAGGCCAGTATCCGCACCCGTGTGACGTTGATGCCGGCCCGTCGCGACGCCTCGGCGTTGCCCCCTACGGCGTACATCCGCCTGCCCCACACCGTGCGGCGCAGGGCGAGGTCGAGCAGCACCACCAGCCCGCCGAAGATCACCAGCGTGAGCGGGACCCCGCGGTCGGCGTTCAGCACGATGACCCCACCCGCCAGGAGCGCGGCGAGCCCGGCCGAGCGCGCGAGCACCCACGCCGTACCCGGCACGGCGAGCTCCGCCGCTACCCGCATCCGCCGGGTGACCAGGGACGCCGTCAGGTGCACGCCGGCCAGAACGACCACCAGCCCCCAGCCGAGCCACGGTGGCAGCCACGTGTCGGACAGCGCCGCGATACCCCGGTCGAACGGCAGGTTGACCGTGCCGGCCGGGCCGAGCAGGAACAGCATCAGGCCGAGCCAGCCGATCAGGCCGGCGAGCGTGACCACGAACGACGGCATCGACAGCTTCGTGCGCATCAGGCCGTGCAAGAGGCCGATCACGGCACCGGTGGCGAGCGCGCCGAGCACCGACAGCACCGGGTTCCAGCCCTGCTGCGTGTACAGCAGCGTCATGACGACGGCGGACAAGCCGCTCACGGAGCCGACCGAGAGGTCGATCTCGCCGAGGAGCAGCACGAGCACGATCCCGAGCGCGATCGTGCCGGTGGCGGCCATCTGCAGCGCGAGGTTGGTGAGGTTCTCCGCGGACAGGAAGTGCCGGTTGAGCGACGAGAACACGATCGCGATGAGGATCAGCCCGACCGCGACGGGGAGCGAACCGAGGTCGCCGCGGCGCACGCGGTCCCGCGCCGCGTCGAGCACACGACGGCCGTGCGCACGGGGAGCAGGCACGTTCACGGCCACCTCGGTCACGACGCGATCCCGTACGAGCCGGCGCCCGTGATGGCCGCCACGATCTCCTCCTGCGTGGTCGACGCCGTCTCGAACACACCGGCGTTGCGCCCGAGCCGCAGCACGACCACCCGGTCGCTCACCTCGCGGACGTCGGCGAGGTTGTGCGAGATCAGTACGACGGCGAGCCCGCGCTCGCGCAGCCGCTTGATCAATCCGAGGACCTGCGCGGTCTGCTCGACACCCAGTGCGGCAGTCGGCTCGTCGAGGATGACCATCCTCGGCTCGCCGAGCAGGGCGCGCGCGATCGCCACGGACTGGCGCTGCCCTCCCGACAGCGTCGCCACCGGCGTGCGCACGTCTGCGATCTTCACGTCGAGCGAGCGCAACAGGTCGCGCGCGGCGCGCTCCATCCGGATCTCGCCGAGCACGCTGTAGCTGCGCACCTCGGAACCGAGGTGCAGGTTCGCGACCACGTCGAGGTTCTCGCAGAGCGCGAGGTCCTGGAACACGGTGGTGATGCCTAGCGCCTGCGCGTCCTGGGGTCGGGCGATCCGCACCGGCTCGCCGTCGAACGCGATGGTTCCGCTGTCGGCGGTGATCGCCCCCGAGATCACCTTGACCAGCGTGGACTTGCCCGCGCCGTTGTCGCCGACCAGCGCGACCACCTCGCCCGCGTGGACGTCGAGGTCGGCGCCTGCGAGGGCCTGCACGGCGCCGTACCGCTTGGTGGCGCCGCGGACCGAGAGCACGGGCTTCTGCTCGTCGCCCGAGTCGGTGCTCACTCCGCAAGCTCCGCTCGGGTTCACGACAGCCCTGCCGCCGCACACGCTGCGGCGATGTCGGGCGTGCAGATGTCGGACACCGTGTAGAAGCCGTCAGCGACGATCGTGTCCTTGATCTTGTCCTTGGTGACCGCGATCGGGTCGAGCAGCGTGGTCGGGATGTCCGCCGTGCCGTTGTTGACCGTCGTTGTCGTCTTCGGCTTCTCACCCCTGGCCAGCGCGACGGCCGCCTCGGCGGCGGTCTCGGCCTGCACCTTGATGTTCAGGTAGATCGTCATCGTCTGCTCACCGGTGAGGATCCGCTGCACGGCGGCGAGCTCGGCGTCCTGGCCGGTCAGCGCGGGCAGGGTGGCGTAACCGGCGCGCTTGAGCGCGGCGACGGCGCCGGTGGCCATGCCGTCGTTGGCCGAGTAGACGCCGACGATCGAGTCGCGGCCGAGCGAGGTGATCGCCTGCTCCATCTGCTCCTGCGCCTTGTCGGGGCTCCAGTCGGGGGTGTCGAACTCGCGCCCGATCGTGACCTTGCCGTCGAGCGCGTTGTGAGCGCCCTTCTTGTAGTCGGCCGAGCTCGGGTCGGTGGGCGACCCGTTGATCATCACGATCTGGCCGGTGCCTGCGGTGCCCCGCTTGGTCAGCTCGTCGAGCAGCGCCTGGCCCTGCACCTCGCCGACCTCGACGTTGTCGAAGGACACGAAGTAGTCGTAGCCGATGCCGGAGATCCGCCGGTCGTAGGCGATGACCGGGATCCTCCGCTGCGTGGCCTGGTTGACCAGCGGTGCAACGGCGTCGGCGTCGACCGCGTCGAGGACGAGCACGTCGGCGCCCTGGGTGAGTGCCGACTCCACCTGGCTCTGCTGCTTGGCGGCGTCCTGGTCGGCGTTGAAGTACAGGAACGCGCAGTCGGGGCACAGCTCCTTCAGCTTGGCCTCGAACACCGGCTTGTCGAACTGCTCGTAGCGGGTGGTCTTCGACTCGGGGAGGAAGAGCGCGACCGTCGCGGCCTCCGCGCCCGGGGCGCTGCTCGCGGCGGTCCCCCCGCCGCTATCGGATCCGCAGCCCGCCGCGAGGAGCAGCGCGGCCCCTGCCGCGATGATGAGACGGTCTCGACGCATGGAGTCACCCTCTTGACGGGAGCGGGGCGCCCGGTTGAGCGTTGGTAAGAAAGGTAGTTTACTAATGGCGCTGGTGTCCAGAAGCCCTCGACCGTGGGGGGTGGTCGAGGGCTGTGACCGGCGACCGGGGGTCAGGAAGGCCACCTTCCTGACCCCCGCAGGACGTGGAGAGGGCGGGCGATGAGGAAGCAGGTCGGGAACCCGCAGCTCCTGCGAACCATGAACGAGCGGCTGCTCCTGGAGCACCTGCGCGAGCACGGCCCGTCCTCCCGCGGTGACCTGGCGGCGGCCAGCGGGCTCTCCAAGCCGACCGTCTCCGCGGCGCTCGCCGGGCTGGAGGCGGCCGGTCTGGTGCACCTGGTCGAATCGCGC encodes:
- a CDS encoding sugar ABC transporter permease, which translates into the protein MTEVAVNVPAPRAHGRRVLDAARDRVRRGDLGSLPVAVGLILIAIVFSSLNRHFLSAENLTNLALQMAATGTIALGIVLVLLLGEIDLSVGSVSGLSAVVMTLLYTQQGWNPVLSVLGALATGAVIGLLHGLMRTKLSMPSFVVTLAGLIGWLGLMLFLLGPAGTVNLPFDRGIAALSDTWLPPWLGWGLVVVLAGVHLTASLVTRRMRVAAELAVPGTAWVLARSAGLAALLAGGVIVLNADRGVPLTLVIFGGLVVLLDLALRRTVWGRRMYAVGGNAEASRRAGINVTRVRILAFVGASTLAAVGGVLAASRLAAVNQTSGGSDILLNAIAAAVIGGTSLFGGRGRAYAALLGILVIQSITNGMLLLNVDSSVRFMVTGAVLAIAVAIDSLARRGTADGLK
- a CDS encoding ATP-binding cassette domain-containing protein, with the protein product MSTDSGDEQKPVLSVRGATKRYGAVQALAGADLDVHAGEVVALVGDNGAGKSTLVKVISGAITADSGTIAFDGEPVRIARPQDAQALGITTVFQDLALCENLDVVANLHLGSEVRSYSVLGEIRMERAARDLLRSLDVKIADVRTPVATLSGGQRQSVAIARALLGEPRMVILDEPTAALGVEQTAQVLGLIKRLRERGLAVVLISHNLADVREVSDRVVVLRLGRNAGVFETASTTQEEIVAAITGAGSYGIAS
- a CDS encoding sugar ABC transporter substrate-binding protein, producing the protein MRRDRLIIAAGAALLLAAGCGSDSGGGTAASSAPGAEAATVALFLPESKTTRYEQFDKPVFEAKLKELCPDCAFLYFNADQDAAKQQSQVESALTQGADVLVLDAVDADAVAPLVNQATQRRIPVIAYDRRISGIGYDYFVSFDNVEVGEVQGQALLDELTKRGTAGTGQIVMINGSPTDPSSADYKKGAHNALDGKVTIGREFDTPDWSPDKAQEQMEQAITSLGRDSIVGVYSANDGMATGAVAALKRAGYATLPALTGQDAELAAVQRILTGEQTMTIYLNIKVQAETAAEAAVALARGEKPKTTTTVNNGTADIPTTLLDPIAVTKDKIKDTIVADGFYTVSDICTPDIAAACAAAGLS